A single window of Hymenobacter sp. APR13 DNA harbors:
- a CDS encoding IS3 family transposase produces the protein MKHLLLLCCPCWLGSVFASLEVARLEVAHCLDTCFNLDRRHSALGYRSPHQFEQELKSNLP, from the coding sequence TTGAAACACCTGCTCCTTCTCTGCTGCCCCTGCTGGCTCGGCTCCGTTTTCGCCTCGCTCGAAGTAGCCCGCCTGGAAGTAGCCCATTGCCTCGATACGTGCTTCAACCTCGACCGCCGCCACTCCGCCCTCGGCTACCGCTCGCCTCATCAATTTGAACAGGAATTGAAATCCAACCTACCTTAG